One window from the genome of Bradyrhizobium xenonodulans encodes:
- a CDS encoding DUF2950 domain-containing protein encodes MTGLKSLRRAVLPGIIALALLGTTSQAQQSYKTPEDAAAALAAAVKSGPDDILKVLGRAADDIVSSGDEVADNDIRARFTSMYDAKHGIKAEGNKTATLMLGPDDFPFPIPLVNTKTGWEFDTGEGRIEVLRRRIGRNELDAIQTALAYVDAQNEYADKDRGEGAGVYAQRIVSSPGKKDGLFWRDDSDPSPLGALAAEASREGYRAGDVGPAPYHGYYFRILKGQGRDAPGGALNYVVKGKMIGGFALIAWPAEYGNSGITTFLVNHAGTVYQKDLGKRTAFVAERITLFDPDETWKKVDAAKP; translated from the coding sequence ATGACCGGTCTGAAATCGCTCCGCCGCGCGGTGTTGCCGGGCATCATCGCGCTGGCGCTGCTTGGCACTACGTCACAGGCACAGCAATCCTACAAGACGCCGGAAGATGCAGCCGCGGCGCTCGCCGCCGCGGTGAAGAGCGGACCCGACGACATCCTGAAAGTGCTCGGCCGGGCCGCTGACGACATCGTCTCTTCCGGCGACGAGGTCGCCGACAACGACATCCGAGCGCGCTTCACGTCGATGTATGACGCCAAGCACGGCATTAAAGCGGAGGGCAACAAGACTGCGACCTTGATGCTGGGACCGGATGACTTCCCGTTCCCGATCCCGCTGGTCAACACCAAGACCGGCTGGGAGTTCGACACCGGCGAGGGACGCATCGAGGTGCTCCGCCGCCGCATCGGCCGCAACGAACTCGACGCCATCCAGACCGCGCTCGCCTATGTCGATGCGCAGAACGAATACGCCGATAAAGATCGCGGCGAGGGAGCCGGCGTCTATGCGCAGCGTATCGTTTCCTCGCCTGGCAAGAAGGACGGCCTGTTCTGGCGCGACGACAGCGATCCGAGCCCGCTCGGCGCGCTGGCGGCCGAGGCCTCGAGGGAAGGCTATCGCGCAGGCGACGTCGGACCTGCGCCCTATCACGGCTACTACTTTCGCATCCTCAAAGGGCAGGGGCGGGATGCGCCCGGCGGTGCGCTCAACTACGTCGTCAAGGGCAAGATGATCGGCGGCTTCGCCTTGATCGCCTGGCCCGCGGAGTACGGCAATTCGGGCATCACGACCTTCCTGGTCAATCACGCCGGCACTGTCTACCAGAAGGATCTCGGCAAGCGGACGGCGTTCGTCGCAGAGCGCATCACGCTGTTCGATCCCGACGAGACTTGGAAAAAGGTCGATGCAGCGAAGCCCTGA
- a CDS encoding DUF3300 domain-containing protein — translation MFRCGKIVMALALIMTTSVAATAQTTTTPAAPTPQAQPASPPATSAEPLKPEQLEALVAPIALYPDELLANVLAASTYPLEVVQADRWLKERKQLKGDALKTEVDKQGWDDSVKALASTADVLTMMSDQLDWTKKLGDAFLAQQPDVMDAIQRLRTKAYDNKKLVTTKQQKVSVQAQEGKQVVVIQQANPAEMYVPYYDPATVYGGWPYAEYPPYYWGYPSYIGAGMVAAGLAFGTAWAIGRWGNYWGGGCNWGNRNVYVNHRTTNIGNGWQHNPAHRQGVRYNNSNVQQRFGNNNLKAGVSDRMDFRGRDGSQVLRPNQGAGDRAGDRGGPGDRAGDRTGDRAGNRGDRPGGGDRAGAADRAKGGGDRAKGANKGGGDRAKAANRAGGGAAANRGGGNRGGAMNVSSGRSAAAASARGRSSMASMPRGGGGPSMAGRGGGGGMAMRGGGGGGFRGGGGGGGFRGGGGGGRRSDIALKHDIALLGHLPNGLGYYRFSYIGSDKTYVGVMAQEVEQVMPDAVTRGSDGYLRVYYEKLGLTFRTYRDWLAGGAKIPAEVMP, via the coding sequence ATGTTTCGCTGCGGCAAAATCGTGATGGCGCTTGCGCTCATAATGACGACCTCGGTCGCTGCAACGGCGCAGACCACGACGACACCAGCGGCCCCGACTCCGCAGGCGCAGCCGGCGAGCCCGCCCGCAACGTCGGCCGAACCCCTCAAGCCCGAGCAGCTCGAGGCTCTCGTCGCGCCGATCGCGCTCTATCCCGACGAGCTCCTGGCCAATGTGCTGGCGGCCTCCACCTATCCGCTGGAGGTGGTGCAGGCCGACCGCTGGCTGAAGGAGCGCAAGCAGCTCAAGGGTGATGCGCTGAAGACGGAGGTGGACAAGCAGGGCTGGGATGACAGCGTCAAGGCGCTGGCCAGCACGGCCGATGTGTTGACCATGATGAGCGACCAGCTCGATTGGACCAAGAAGCTCGGCGACGCCTTTCTGGCCCAGCAACCCGATGTGATGGATGCGATCCAGCGCCTGCGCACCAAGGCGTACGACAACAAGAAGCTGGTCACGACCAAACAGCAGAAGGTCAGCGTCCAGGCCCAGGAAGGCAAGCAGGTCGTCGTGATCCAGCAGGCCAATCCCGCGGAGATGTATGTGCCGTATTACGATCCTGCGACGGTTTACGGCGGTTGGCCCTACGCGGAGTACCCGCCGTATTATTGGGGCTATCCGTCCTACATCGGCGCGGGCATGGTCGCGGCCGGTCTCGCCTTCGGCACGGCCTGGGCGATCGGTCGCTGGGGTAACTACTGGGGCGGCGGCTGCAATTGGGGCAATCGCAACGTCTACGTCAACCATCGCACCACCAACATCGGCAACGGCTGGCAGCACAATCCGGCGCATCGTCAGGGCGTTCGCTACAACAACAGCAATGTCCAACAGCGCTTCGGGAACAACAATCTGAAGGCGGGCGTGTCGGACCGGATGGATTTTCGCGGTCGTGACGGAAGCCAGGTGCTGCGTCCCAATCAGGGGGCGGGAGACCGTGCGGGCGATCGTGGCGGTCCGGGTGATCGCGCAGGAGACCGTACAGGAGACCGAGCAGGCAATCGTGGCGATCGGCCTGGCGGTGGTGATCGCGCTGGGGCGGCGGATCGTGCCAAGGGCGGCGGCGATCGGGCGAAGGGAGCTAACAAGGGCGGCGGAGATCGCGCCAAGGCTGCAAACCGCGCCGGCGGCGGTGCTGCGGCCAACCGTGGCGGCGGCAATCGTGGCGGCGCAATGAACGTCTCCTCCGGCCGATCGGCAGCCGCAGCGTCGGCGCGCGGACGATCCAGCATGGCGAGCATGCCGCGCGGTGGCGGCGGACCGAGCATGGCCGGACGCGGCGGCGGGGGCGGAATGGCGATGCGTGGCGGGGGAGGCGGCGGCTTCCGTGGCGGAGGCGGAGGAGGCGGATTCCGCGGTGGCGGCGGCGGTGGCCGGCGCTCCGACATTGCGTTGAAGCACGACATCGCGTTGCTTGGCCATCTTCCCAACGGCCTCGGCTACTATCGCTTCAGCTACATCGGCAGCGACAAGACCTATGTCGGCGTGATGGCACAGGAGGTCGAGCAGGTGATGCCCGATGCCGTGACCCGCGGCAGCGATGGCTACCTCCGCGTCTACTATGAGAAGCTCGGACTGACATTCCGCACCTACCGCGACTGGCTCGCCGGTGGCGCGAAGATCCCGGCGGAGGTGATGCCATGA
- a CDS encoding ATP-binding protein — MSSVSGRPWPGAAALLCLGLFVAVCLSAERAGAVERPLRGELKRVLVLHSFGREFRPWSEYARDIKAELERQSPWPLDIQEHALLTARFNNPGPEAPFVEYLHSLYQGAMPDVVLSIGAPAARFAQRYRARLFPNTPLILTAVEHRLIDRADLRDNDVVVAIRNDFVAAFENIQQVLPDTKSVAVVIGASPLEKFWMEEVKRELKPLGERVELVWYSDLSFEEILKRASKLPPHTALFWGLMSVDAAGVVHESDIALRSLHAVANAPIFSYQEPFFGDSTVGGPMHLISETSSRTVKAAIGILGGAKPVSINYEPIGFAAPRYDWRELQRWGISESRLPPGSEVLFREPNIWVRYRWQILMVSAVFLVQAGLISGLLHERRRRRFAEVESRQRLAELAHVNRFSTVGELTTSIAHELNQPLGSILTNAETAELLLKAKSPDIDEIRQILADIRRDDQRASEVIRRLRAVLKKTPFEVKDFELNDTVGEAIGLVKAVAGGRRIALSYMPTLVDLHVKGDPVQLQQVILNLIINAMDAISDAGIGKREVTVSTQRAGNQAEIRITDTGSGMAASDLAKVFDPFFTTKPQGMGMGLAIARTIIEAHHGTISAANLPAGGALFTIRLPIAS, encoded by the coding sequence ATGTCCAGCGTTTCGGGCAGGCCGTGGCCAGGCGCGGCCGCACTGTTATGCCTCGGCCTGTTCGTCGCCGTGTGCTTGTCGGCCGAGCGAGCCGGCGCCGTCGAGAGACCCCTGCGCGGCGAGCTCAAGCGCGTGCTGGTGCTGCATTCGTTCGGCCGCGAGTTTCGGCCGTGGAGCGAGTATGCGCGCGACATCAAGGCCGAGCTCGAGCGGCAGTCGCCCTGGCCGCTCGATATCCAGGAGCATGCGCTGCTCACGGCCCGCTTCAATAATCCTGGTCCCGAGGCGCCTTTCGTCGAGTATCTGCACTCGTTGTACCAGGGCGCAATGCCCGACGTCGTCTTGAGCATCGGCGCGCCTGCCGCCCGGTTCGCGCAGAGATACCGCGCGAGACTGTTCCCCAATACGCCGCTAATTCTCACCGCGGTCGAGCATCGGTTGATCGATCGCGCCGATCTCCGCGACAACGACGTGGTCGTGGCGATCCGCAACGATTTCGTGGCTGCATTCGAGAACATCCAGCAGGTTCTGCCGGACACCAAGTCGGTTGCGGTCGTGATCGGAGCGTCGCCGCTCGAGAAGTTCTGGATGGAGGAGGTGAAGCGGGAGCTGAAACCTCTCGGCGAGCGGGTCGAGCTCGTCTGGTATTCGGATTTGTCCTTCGAGGAAATACTGAAGCGCGCATCAAAACTCCCGCCACACACGGCGCTGTTCTGGGGGCTGATGTCGGTCGATGCGGCCGGGGTCGTCCACGAGAGCGATATCGCTCTGCGCAGCCTCCATGCCGTCGCGAATGCTCCGATCTTCTCCTATCAGGAGCCGTTTTTCGGTGACAGCACGGTTGGTGGCCCGATGCATCTGATTTCGGAAACGAGTTCGAGGACCGTCAAAGCCGCGATTGGCATTCTCGGCGGTGCGAAACCCGTGAGCATCAATTATGAGCCGATCGGCTTTGCGGCGCCGAGATATGACTGGCGGGAGTTGCAGCGCTGGGGCATCAGCGAAAGTCGTCTGCCTCCAGGCAGCGAGGTCCTGTTTCGCGAGCCGAACATCTGGGTGCGCTATCGCTGGCAGATCTTGATGGTCTCGGCCGTATTCCTGGTGCAGGCGGGTCTCATCAGCGGGTTGTTGCACGAGCGCCGTCGCCGCAGGTTCGCCGAGGTCGAGTCGCGCCAGCGCCTCGCCGAACTTGCTCACGTCAATCGCTTTTCGACTGTTGGCGAGCTTACGACTTCGATCGCCCATGAATTGAACCAGCCGCTTGGCTCCATCTTGACGAATGCCGAGACGGCGGAGCTCTTGCTCAAGGCCAAATCGCCCGACATCGACGAGATTCGTCAGATTCTTGCCGACATCAGGCGCGATGATCAACGGGCAAGCGAGGTGATCCGCAGGCTGCGCGCCGTTCTGAAAAAGACGCCGTTTGAGGTCAAGGACTTCGAGCTCAACGATACAGTCGGCGAAGCGATCGGCCTTGTGAAGGCCGTCGCCGGCGGACGCCGGATCGCTCTGAGCTACATGCCTACCCTGGTCGATCTGCACGTCAAGGGCGATCCGGTCCAGCTTCAACAGGTCATTCTCAACCTGATCATCAACGCGATGGATGCGATCTCCGATGCGGGCATCGGAAAGCGGGAGGTCACCGTCTCGACCCAGCGTGCCGGCAATCAGGCCGAGATCAGGATCACTGATACCGGATCCGGGATGGCTGCCTCCGATCTCGCAAAGGTCTTCGATCCGTTCTTCACGACCAAGCCGCAAGGCATGGGCATGGGGCTGGCGATCGCCAGAACGATCATCGAAGCTCATCACGGCACGATCTCTGCTGCGAACCTGCCGGCGGGCGGCGCGCTGTTCACGATCCGGCTTCCGATCGCGAGCTGA
- a CDS encoding HlyD family secretion protein yields the protein MLELLICSLVTILPDYLYRRYAQGKRLGKEITFFSIWYELRWGITGCLMLTVSLITMIFYFHPTTSSATLYFRTVPILPEGSGRVEEVKVGFSAPVRKGDVLFTLDSSKQRAAYETAKRRVAEVDATMQTAQADVVKAEAQIGEAKANYQQAKDELEVKTELQRRNPGIVPQRDIEKLQVLVDQRQSGIDAATAARQSASLQVSVLLPAQKASAEAVLDQAQVDLDKTYIRAGVDGRVEQFLLRPGDLVAQIMRPAGVLIPEGAGTKALQAGFGQIEAQVMSAGMVAEATCISKPWVIIPMVITTVQDYIAAGQFRAGEQLIDPQNAVRPGTILVFLEPLYKGGLDGVTPGSSCIVNAYTSNHDEISAKDTSTSRKIALHVVDGVGLVHALLLRIQALLLPIQTLVLSGH from the coding sequence ATGCTTGAGCTCCTGATCTGCTCTCTTGTCACGATTCTGCCGGACTATCTCTACCGCCGCTACGCCCAGGGTAAGCGCTTGGGCAAGGAGATCACCTTCTTCTCGATCTGGTACGAGCTGCGCTGGGGTATCACCGGCTGCCTAATGCTGACGGTGTCGCTGATCACGATGATCTTCTACTTCCATCCGACAACGTCGTCGGCGACGCTCTATTTCCGCACTGTGCCGATCCTTCCCGAAGGGTCGGGTCGCGTGGAAGAGGTCAAGGTCGGCTTCAGCGCGCCGGTGAGGAAGGGCGATGTGTTGTTCACGCTCGACAGCTCGAAGCAGCGGGCCGCTTACGAGACGGCGAAGCGGAGGGTGGCCGAGGTCGATGCCACCATGCAGACGGCGCAGGCCGACGTGGTCAAGGCCGAGGCGCAGATCGGAGAGGCGAAAGCCAACTACCAGCAGGCCAAGGACGAGCTCGAGGTCAAGACCGAGCTCCAGCGCCGCAATCCCGGCATCGTTCCCCAGCGCGACATCGAAAAGCTCCAAGTGCTGGTCGACCAGCGTCAGTCCGGCATCGACGCGGCGACGGCTGCAAGGCAATCTGCATCCTTGCAGGTCTCCGTCTTGCTGCCGGCGCAGAAGGCCAGCGCGGAAGCCGTGCTCGATCAGGCCCAGGTCGATCTCGACAAGACTTATATTCGTGCAGGCGTCGACGGTCGCGTCGAGCAATTCCTCCTTCGGCCCGGCGACCTCGTCGCCCAGATCATGCGTCCGGCGGGCGTGCTGATTCCCGAAGGCGCCGGCACCAAGGCGCTGCAGGCCGGATTCGGCCAGATTGAGGCGCAGGTGATGAGCGCGGGCATGGTGGCCGAGGCAACCTGCATCTCGAAACCCTGGGTCATCATCCCCATGGTGATCACGACGGTGCAGGACTATATCGCCGCCGGACAGTTCCGCGCTGGAGAGCAGTTGATCGATCCGCAAAATGCCGTCCGCCCAGGCACGATCCTGGTGTTCCTGGAGCCGCTCTACAAGGGCGGCCTGGATGGTGTCACACCGGGCAGCAGCTGCATCGTCAACGCCTACACCAGCAACCACGACGAAATCTCGGCCAAGGACACATCGACCAGCCGGAAGATCGCGTTGCATGTCGTCGACGGCGTCGGCCTTGTCCACGCGCTGCTGCTGCGCATCCAGGCGCTGCTGCTGCCGATCCAGACGTTGGTGCTGAGCGGCCATTGA
- the ppk2 gene encoding polyphosphate kinase 2, with protein sequence MAKDTPAQRMKRKDYEKELEKLQIELCHLQDYVRENKLRVIVLFEGRDAAGKGGTIKAITEKVSPRVFRVVALPAPSDREKTQLFFQRYMGNFPAGGEIVIFDRSWYNRAGVEYVMGFCTPAEHDRFLTLCPQMEKYVIDGGIILIKIWLEVGMDEQERRFHARIDDPVRQWKLSPMDLESYRRWYDYSRARDLMLKQTSTKEAPWYIIRSDDKRKARLNCIAHILDAIPYKRIKKDKIKLPKRSDKGRYNDQASLKGMNFVAERY encoded by the coding sequence ATGGCCAAGGACACACCTGCGCAGCGGATGAAGCGGAAGGACTATGAGAAGGAGCTCGAAAAGCTCCAGATCGAGCTGTGCCATCTCCAGGATTATGTGCGGGAGAACAAGCTCCGGGTCATCGTCCTGTTCGAGGGCCGGGACGCCGCCGGCAAGGGCGGGACGATCAAGGCGATTACCGAGAAGGTGAGTCCGCGCGTTTTTCGTGTCGTCGCCCTTCCGGCGCCGTCGGACCGCGAGAAGACGCAGCTCTTCTTCCAGCGCTACATGGGGAACTTCCCGGCCGGCGGCGAGATCGTGATCTTCGACCGAAGCTGGTACAACCGCGCAGGTGTCGAATACGTCATGGGCTTCTGTACCCCTGCCGAGCACGATCGCTTCCTCACATTGTGCCCACAAATGGAGAAATACGTCATCGACGGCGGCATCATCTTGATCAAGATCTGGCTCGAGGTGGGCATGGACGAGCAGGAACGCCGCTTCCATGCGCGCATCGATGATCCCGTCCGGCAATGGAAGCTGAGCCCGATGGATCTAGAGTCCTACCGTCGCTGGTACGACTATTCGCGAGCTCGGGATCTGATGCTCAAGCAGACCAGCACGAAGGAAGCACCGTGGTACATCATCCGCTCCGATGACAAGCGAAAGGCACGGCTGAACTGCATCGCGCATATTCTTGATGCGATCCCCTACAAGCGTATCAAGAAGGACAAGATCAAGCTGCCGAAGCGCTCCGACAAGGGACGCTACAACGACCAGGCCAGCCTGAAGGGAATGAATTTCGTCGCCGAGCGCTATTGA
- a CDS encoding aspartate:alanine exchanger family transporter, whose amino-acid sequence MQAFFEFLRQYPYLLLFFVVGLAVYIGRASIKGYGLGMVAGAIVVGAGISVWASSYGVKLELNNFAKSLFYYLFMYGVGLRVGPSFINSLRGDGIKFLFLAVVSSILGLTLVVLGARLFELPPGAAGGMLAGSQTMSAAIGSAEQAVTSGVVKLPAGMKPEEATGMIALSYGITYIWGTVGIILICKYLPRWWGVDAKAAAKQYEREFGVKDLEGGGLTGYRQFGLRAYRLENPATAGMSIGKFRAMNPEYRIVNVGRKGEPQGADPEFVLQKGDIVALGGATEHLTEKMGLIGPEVADARTLGIPMDQADILVTNKEMVGRTFESFRDTAIAGQLQVTKVERGGVQIPAGLKTKLERMDIVSVVGLKSAVNELGEMWGRIARANTSTDLLTLSLGMILGFLIGMVDFPAFGARVGLGNAGGLLLSGVIVSSVVSRLRFFGNTPNAARNVLEDLGLVVFVAIVGVNAGAGLLSQLTGAVALKIFIVGFIACTIPPFIVWAIGFHVFKINPAVLMGGVAGARSHSGPCREAAVEIQSTVPWIGFPVGYAVSGILLTIFGYFAMLLAQ is encoded by the coding sequence ATGCAGGCGTTTTTCGAATTCTTGCGGCAGTATCCGTATCTGCTGCTGTTTTTCGTCGTCGGTCTCGCCGTCTATATCGGCCGGGCCAGCATCAAGGGGTATGGCCTCGGCATGGTCGCCGGCGCCATCGTTGTCGGTGCAGGCATCTCGGTCTGGGCTTCCAGTTATGGGGTGAAGCTCGAGCTGAACAACTTTGCCAAGAGCCTGTTCTACTATCTTTTCATGTACGGCGTCGGCTTGCGCGTCGGTCCGTCCTTCATCAATAGCCTGAGAGGGGATGGCATCAAGTTCCTGTTCCTCGCGGTCGTATCCAGCATTCTGGGCCTGACGCTGGTCGTGCTCGGTGCCAGGCTCTTCGAATTGCCGCCAGGGGCCGCCGGCGGCATGCTTGCGGGATCGCAGACCATGTCGGCGGCGATCGGTTCGGCCGAGCAGGCCGTCACGTCGGGGGTCGTGAAGCTACCCGCGGGCATGAAGCCCGAGGAAGCAACAGGCATGATCGCGCTCTCCTACGGTATCACCTACATCTGGGGCACCGTCGGCATCATCCTGATCTGCAAATATCTGCCGCGCTGGTGGGGCGTCGATGCCAAGGCCGCCGCCAAGCAGTATGAGCGGGAATTCGGCGTCAAGGATCTCGAAGGCGGCGGCCTGACTGGCTATCGCCAGTTCGGCCTGCGTGCCTATCGGCTGGAAAATCCAGCGACAGCCGGCATGAGTATCGGAAAATTCCGAGCGATGAATCCGGAATACCGCATCGTCAACGTCGGGCGCAAGGGGGAGCCGCAAGGGGCCGATCCCGAGTTCGTGCTGCAAAAGGGGGACATCGTCGCCCTTGGCGGCGCGACCGAGCATCTCACCGAGAAGATGGGCCTGATCGGGCCGGAGGTTGCTGATGCCAGGACGCTTGGCATCCCCATGGACCAGGCCGACATCCTCGTCACCAACAAGGAGATGGTCGGACGCACCTTCGAGTCCTTCCGCGACACCGCGATTGCCGGCCAGTTGCAGGTCACCAAGGTCGAGCGCGGCGGCGTGCAGATCCCGGCGGGTCTGAAGACCAAGCTGGAGCGGATGGACATCGTCTCCGTGGTCGGTCTGAAGTCCGCCGTCAACGAGCTCGGCGAGATGTGGGGTCGCATCGCGCGCGCCAACACCTCGACCGATCTGCTGACCCTGTCCCTCGGCATGATCCTTGGCTTCCTGATCGGCATGGTCGACTTCCCGGCCTTCGGCGCCAGGGTCGGCCTCGGCAATGCGGGCGGTCTGTTGCTGTCGGGCGTAATTGTGTCCTCGGTGGTGTCGCGACTGCGCTTCTTCGGCAATACGCCAAATGCCGCGCGCAATGTGCTGGAGGATCTCGGTCTCGTCGTCTTCGTCGCCATCGTCGGCGTCAATGCCGGCGCGGGACTGCTGTCGCAGTTGACCGGCGCTGTTGCCCTGAAGATCTTCATCGTCGGATTCATCGCCTGCACGATCCCGCCGTTCATCGTCTGGGCGATCGGCTTCCACGTCTTCAAGATCAACCCGGCCGTGCTGATGGGCGGCGTTGCCGGCGCGCGATCGCATTCGGGACCGTGCCGCGAAGCCGCGGTCGAGATCCAGAGCACGGTGCCCTGGATCGGATTCCCGGTCGGCTACGCCGTCTCGGGCATCCTGCTCACCATCTTCGGCTACTTCGCAATGCTGCTCGCGCAATAA